The Selenihalanaerobacter shriftii genome includes the window CTGGAGTAGTTGGGAAGAGATTTGGATCATTATAATCTTGAAAAGCACGCTTAGTTAGATTAAATACTAACCCACAATCCACTATCTTTGCTCTTCTAACCTTAACTTCCATTCTCTCTTCCCCCTTTATATAATCCTAATCGTTATGTACCTTCCCGTGAACTTTTAACGGCAAACCAAATAACTCAATAAATCCTATAGCGGATTCATGATTAAATATATCAGACTTTTCATAAGTAGCTAAATTCTCTTGGTACAATGAATCATCAGACTTTCTAGCAACCACTGTAGAATTTCCTTTATATAATTTCACTTTCACAGTACCATTGACATATTGTTGAGTACTTTCAATAAATGCATCTAATGCCTCTCTTAATGGAGAAAACCATTGACCATAATATACTAATTCAGAATATTTTTCTGAAATTAATTCTTTATAATGATAAGTTTCTCTATCTAATACTAGATCCTCTAAATGTCTATGAGCATCTAAAAGTAAAGTCGCTGCTGGTGCTTCATAGATTTCTCTTGACTTAATTCCTACTAATCTATTCTCAACCATATCTACTCTACCAATGCCATGCTTGCCAGCAACCTCATTTAACTTTTCTACTAGTTCTACTGGTTCATACTCTTCACCATTAATAGCTACTGGTTCACCACCTACAAAAGTAACTTCTAAATATTCTGGTTCATCAGGAGCCTCTTCTGGAGCTGTAGTTATCTGATAAACCTCTGCTGGTGGTTCTGCCCATGGGTCTTCTAAGATTCCACATTCAATACTGATTCCCCATAAATTTCGATCAATACTATAAGGGTTTTCTTTAGTAGCATCTACTGGAATATCATGTTTACTTGCATAATCTATCTCTTCTTCTCTAGAACCAAATTCCCATTCTCTTAATGGAGCAACAATCTCAATCCCTGGTGCTAAAGCCTGGAAAGAAACATCAAATCTTACTTGGTCATTACCTTTTCCAGTACATCCATGAGCTACAGCGTCTGCCCCTTCCTTTTTAGCAACCTCAATCATCTTCTTCGCAATTAAAGGTCTAGAATAAGCAGTAGCTAAAGGATATTTAGCTTCATATTTAGCACCTGCCTTTAAACCTTTAAATACATATTCTTTCATAAATTCATCTTGTAAATCTTCAATATATATATTACTAGCACCTGTCTCTATTGCTTTTTCCTCTAAAGGAGATAAATCTTCATTCTGCCCTACATCAGCAGCAAAAGCAATAACCTCCGCATCATATTCATCTTTAAGCCATTTTATAGCAACTGAAGTGTCTAATCCTCCTGAATAAGCTAAAACTATTTTATTAATATCTTTTTTACTCATTACTATTCCTCCTTGAATATTTTTTCTACCATATCCTAACTTATATTCTGTTTATATTCATTACTCTCCTGCATGTTTTGTGAATTCTCTTCCATTAACTTAACCATTATGGCCTTTTGGATATGCATTCTATTTTCAGCTTCATCAAATACTACAGATTGTGGCCCATCGATTACTTCGGCAGTCATCTCTTGACCTCTATATGCTGGTAAACAATGTAAGAAGATAACATCATCTTTAGCTTTATTCATTAATTCTGTAGTCACTTGAAAACCTTCAAAAGCTTTTAATCTTTCTGCTTTTTCTGCTTCATCCCCCATACTAGCCCAAGTATCAGTATAAATTGCATCAGCACCTTCTACAGCAACCACTGGATCATCAAGAATTTCAACCTGACTACCACTCATTTCTGCTTGAGTTTTAGCTTCTTTGATTATCTCAGAATCTGGTTCATAACCTGCAGGTGTACATATAGTAATATCCATACCTACTTTAGTCGTACCCAATAATAATGAATTAGCAATATTATTTCCATCACCGATATAAGTGAGTTTCTTTCCTTTTAAATTGCCCTTCTTTTCTTGAATAGTATATAAATCAGCTAAGATCTGACAAGGATGCAATAAATCAGTCAGCCCATTAATTAC containing:
- a CDS encoding argininosuccinate synthase, with protein sequence MSKKDINKIVLAYSGGLDTSVAIKWLKDEYDAEVIAFAADVGQNEDLSPLEEKAIETGASNIYIEDLQDEFMKEYVFKGLKAGAKYEAKYPLATAYSRPLIAKKMIEVAKKEGADAVAHGCTGKGNDQVRFDVSFQALAPGIEIVAPLREWEFGSREEEIDYASKHDIPVDATKENPYSIDRNLWGISIECGILEDPWAEPPAEVYQITTAPEEAPDEPEYLEVTFVGGEPVAINGEEYEPVELVEKLNEVAGKHGIGRVDMVENRLVGIKSREIYEAPAATLLLDAHRHLEDLVLDRETYHYKELISEKYSELVYYGQWFSPLREALDAFIESTQQYVNGTVKVKLYKGNSTVVARKSDDSLYQENLATYEKSDIFNHESAIGFIELFGLPLKVHGKVHND
- the argF gene encoding ornithine carbamoyltransferase, whose translation is MRHLLTVADLGVEEIEGLFDLTDKLKREVEDGIKHPILAGKTLGMIFQKSSTRTRVSFETGTFQLGGHALFLSSNDIQLGRGETVSDTAKTLSRYVDGIMIRTYDHSDVEELAEAGSIPVINGLTDLLHPCQILADLYTIQEKKGNLKGKKLTYIGDGNNIANSLLLGTTKVGMDITICTPAGYEPDSEIIKEAKTQAEMSGSQVEILDDPVVAVEGADAIYTDTWASMGDEAEKAERLKAFEGFQVTTELMNKAKDDVIFLHCLPAYRGQEMTAEVIDGPQSVVFDEAENRMHIQKAIMVKLMEENSQNMQESNEYKQNIS